In the Natrinema sp. CBA1119 genome, CATCTCGCAACTCGTTGGCGGATTCGGAACCGACGCACTCGGGGGCGATGAGAACGGTTCGGGTAGCGATGGGGACGCGGATAGCGATCCGGGTTCGGATGGCGACGGGGACGCAGATACAGACGGGAACGCAGGTACTGACGGGGACGAAGGGAGGGACGGGACAGCGAGCGATGACGAGGGTGGCGTCACCTCGACCGAGGGAGTAATCCGGACGGCCGCTAGCACCGAAATTCCCTGCGAACTACGCCTCGGGACGGTGCCTGCCGACGACGGCCGGCGGGGGACGGTCGGCGTCGTTCGCGACCTCGAGTCGCGACCGTCCGAGGGCGCGTCGCCGGCGGAATTGGAGACGGGCGAGAGCGCAGACCGGCCGGTCGAGCCGGTCGCGGCGTCCGAGTCCGGCTCGTTTCGCTCGTTCGAATCGATTACTGCAGTGCTCGAGGGGGCTGATGTGGGCGTTTTCGTCCTCGACGAGGGGTTCGACGTCGCGTGGGTCAACGACGCGATCGAGCGATACTTCGGCCTCGACTCGACGGCGGTGGTCGGCCGGGACAAACGCGAGCTACTGGACAAGATCATCGCCGAGCGGGTCAGCGATCCGGATCGATTCGTCGAGACGCTCAGTGCGACCTACGATGACAACAGCGACACCGAACGATTCGACTGTCACGTGACGCCGAGCGAGGACCGGGAGGAACGCTGGCTCGAACACCGAAGTAAACCGATCGACTCCGGCCCGTACGCGGGCGGACGCGTCGAACTCTACTACGACGTCACCGAACAGCACCGACGCACCTACCAGCTCCGCCGGCTGAACGAGGCCGTTCGCGAGTGGCTCGAGACCGGGACGCGCGAAGCAGTCGCCGAGCAGGCCTGTCAGCACCTGTTCGATATCCTCGACCTCGAGATCAACGGCGTCTTCCTCTATGAACCGGAGCGAGCGACGCTCGAGCCCGTCGCCTGGTCCCAGCCGGCAGCGTCCCTGTTTGAGGAAATTCCCACGTTCGCGGCCGGTGAGGGGATCGCCTGGCACGTCTACGATACCGGCGAGCCGGCGATCTACGATGACGTGACGACGGAGTCGAACGTCTACAATCCGAAGACGCCGATCCGAAGCGAGATTTGCCTTCCCCTCGGGACCCACGGCGTCGTCATCATCGGCTCCGAGGAGCGGACTGCGTTCGACGAGGCCGATCTCTCGCTCGCGAATATCGTCGCCTCGAGTCTCGAGGCGACCTTCGACCGGATCGGCCGCGAACGGACGCTCGAACGTGAGCGGAGCCAGACCGAAACGCTCCTCCAGACCGCACCGGTCGCGATCTCGGTCGAAGACGCCGACGGCGAGACGGTGCTGGCGAACCGTCACGCGCAGACCGAACTCGGACTCGGCGACCGCGATCCACTCGGCGAGACCGAGTTGCTCGCCGCGCTGGACGTCTTCGATGCGGACGGCGAGCCGATCGATCCCGAGACCGGTCCCTCGGCGCGCGTCAGAGCGACCGGCCAGCCGGTACGTGACGAGGAGTTCGTCGTCAAGGACCCGACCGGTGACCGAACGTGGTTCTCCATCACGGCCGTTCCCGTCTTCGGGCCGGACGGCTCGCTCGAGCGAGTCATCTCCGCCGGCGAAGACATTACGACGCTCAAAGAACAGGAACGCCGCCTCGAACGGCGCAAGCACGAACTCGAGACCGAACTGAGCGAGATCCTCGGACGCGTCTCAGACGCGTTCTACGCGCTCGACGACGAGTGGCGCTTCACCCACGTCAACGATCGCGCCGCGGAACTGCTGGGCCACACGGAGGCGGAGCTTCTCGGTGAGACCATCTGGGAGGTGTTTCCCAACGCGACGACATCCGATCTCGGCGACCGGTATCGCGAGGCGATGGAGTCTCAGCGCCCGGTCTCGTGGGAGCGGTACTCCGGCTCACTCGACATCTGGATGGAGATTCAGGCGTATCCCTCCGAGACGGGGCTATCGGTATACTTCCGAGACGTTACCGATCGGAAACGTCGCGAGCGCCAACTCGAGCAGTACGAACGGATCATCGAAACCGTCGAGGACGGGATCTACGTCCTTGACGGGGATGGCCGATTCACCATGGTCAACGACGCGTACGTGGCGCTCACCGGCTACGATCGCGACGAGTTGATCGGAAGCCACGCCTCGCTCGTCGTCGACGAACAGGTGATGGACCACGCCCGGCAGGTCGCGGAAGACGAGAGCGACATGCCGACCGTCGAGATGGATCTCGAGACCGAATCCGGCGAGCGACGGCCGGTCGAAGCGACGGTCACGTCGATCACCACCGACGAAAGCGGGTCCGAACGGATCGGCGTCGTCCGGGACATCACCGAACGGAAGAAACGCCAGCGCAGGCTCGAGGAGAGCGAGCAGCGCTACCGCACGCTCGCAGAGAACTTCCCGAACGGTGTCGTCGCCCTGTTTAACGAGGAGCTACGGTACACGGCCGCGGGCGGACAGCTCCTCGACGATCTCGACATCGATCGAGCGGCCGAACTCGAGCAGACGATCTACGAGCGGTATCCCGACGAGCTAGTGACGGAGATAGAGCCCCACTTTCGGGCCGCTCTCGACGGCGACGAACGCTCCTTCGAGGTGACCTATCGCGGTCGAACCCTCCGTGCGACGACGCTGCCGGTTCAGACCGGCGGCGAGGTCTCGAGCGGTATGCTCGTCGTCCAGGACATCACCGAGCGGACGGAGTACCGGCGCAAACTCGAGGAGTCGAACGAGCGACTCGAGCAGTTCGCCTACGCCGCCTCCCACGACCTCCAGGAACCGCTTCGGATGGTCACGAGTTACCTCCAATTGATCGAACACCGCTACGGCGACGAACTCGACGCGGACGGCGAGGAGTTCATCGAGTACGCGGTCGACGGTGCCGAGCGGATGGCGGCGATGATCGACGGCCTCCTGGAGTACTCCCGCGTCGAGTCGCAGGGCGATCCCCTCGAGCCGGTCGATCTCGACGATGTTCTCGCCGACGTCCGCGAGGATCTGACGGTCAGGATCGAGGAGCGAGACGCCGAGATCACGGCGGAGCCGCTTCCCGTCGTCGCGGGCGATGCGAGCCAGCTCCGACAGGTGTTCCAGAACCTCCTGGCGAACGCGATCGAGTACAGCGGGGACGAGCCCCCGCGGATCCACGTTAGCGCCGAACGGAGCGGCAGGGAGTGGGAGATTTCGGTCCGCGACGAGGGGATCGGCATCGATCCGTCGGCCCAGGATCGGATCTTTCAGGTGTTCCAGCGCCTCCACAGCCACGAGGAACACGAGGGAACCGGGATCGGCCTCGCGCTCTGTCACCGGATCGTCGAGCGCCACGGCGGCGAGATTCGCGTCGATTCCGAGCCCGGCGAGGGGTCGACGTTCTCGCTTACCCTGCCCGCCGTCGACGAGACCGAACCGTCGTCGCCGGCGTCGGAATATAGTAGCCACTGAAACGAATTACATACTGATCGCAACGCCGTTATGCGATCAGGTATACACTGGCGTTCAGTGGCTGCTATAGCCGTAACACCGATTCAAGCGATCGATTCGAATCGACTGCAGTCAGTCAACAGCTATATATTCGAGCACCTACTCGACCCGGCAAAGCGGTGCACGACGTGATTCCGACAATACGCGGTTCGGATGGCTCTCTGCTTGCCGCCTCGCTCGCCTGTTTCGCCGTCGCTGGCGTCGCGACCGCCGCTGCTCTCGACGGGCTCGGACTACTGCTCGGAGCGACCGGGCTCGCCGTCGTCGGCGTCTACTGCGTCGCTCGCTACGCCCAGTCCGTCTCCCGACAGACGCTCGCCGTCACGGCACTGGCGCTGTGGGTCTCGTTTCTCGGGGTTGCCGGCGCTCACGCCGTCGGCCTCGAGTCGATCGGCTCCATCGCACCGGGTCCCGCTGAGGCGACGGTCGTCGCGCTCACCGCGGTCACGTGGGCGACGCTGCTCGCCGCCGCCGCGTCGACGATTTTCCTTGGCTTCCGCGAGTATGGCTCCCCGGCTCCAGCAGCGGAACCCGACGACCAAATGTTCGACGGCGATGCGTCAGATTACTCGACTCGATAGCTGACGGCAATTCCTTCTCCCAGCGGGACGACGACCGTCTCGAAGGCCGGATCGGCACGAACCGTCTCGAGGTAGTCGATGACCCCCTGCGTGTGTTCGGTACAGTCGACGGGAGCGCCGCCCTCGGCCCACTCGAGCAAGTCTTCGAAGTCGAGGACGCTCGCCGTGATCGCGTTGTCGGCGACGACGACGCCGCCGACCGAAACCTTCGAGCGGACGGCCTCGAACGCGTCCGCGTACCGTTCTTTCTGGTGGTCGATCAGGACGACGTCGAAGGGGCCGTCGGCGCGATCGATCGTTTCCATCGCGTCGCCGAGCTCGTAGCGTGCGATTCCGTCGTAGCCGCCCGAAGCCAGGTACTCGCGGGCGAGTTCGAGTTCGTCCTCGTCGACCTCGGTGAGGACGATCTCGCCGTCCGCGGGAAGGGCGTCGGCGACCCAGTAGGCGGAGTAGCCGTAGCCCGATCCGAACTCGAAGACGCGCTCGGCGTCGCTCAGTCGGGCGACGAACCGGAGGAACGCGCCGACCGCGGGGCCGACGTGGGGGAACCCCTCGGCGGCGGCGAACTCGTCCATCTCGATCAGGGTTTCGTCGGGATCCGGGCCGACGGCGCGAACGAAGCGGGCGATCTCGTCCGTGAGGACCTCGGTCATACGCGAGAATACGATCGCCAGCCTATAGGGTTCGGGGAGCCGGACGCGGTCGTTCCGTCCCACTCGTCCCGTCATCCGCGTTCCGCACCCGACGGATGCCTACCGGTTCCGACTCGCGAGGAACGAGACGCGATCGGGATGTTCGTCGAATCGCTCGAGGACCCGTTCGTAGAGATCGGTTACCCGTTCGAGCGGTCGTTTTTCACCCGCTGTCCGTTCCGCGGGTGGACGAGGTGTCGATCCCGTCAGCCGCGGTGTCGGCCACCGCTGCGGGTCGCTGTCTGAAACGCGAGCCACCGGCGAGGATACTCTTTTTTGGCTCGAGACCGTCTACCAACCAGATATGTCCGCCGAACACCCCCTCGTTGACTCCGTCGACAATCTGGTGTACGAGCCGGTACAGGTTCACGAACACGGGATCGACCTGACCGTCGGTGCGATCTACGAGGTCGCCGCTCCCGGTCGCATCGACTTCGGCGGCGACGAACTCGCGGAGGCCGACCTCGAGCCGGTGCCGACCGAACAGGAGAGCCCCCACGACGAGTACGGCTGGTGGCACCTCGAGGGCGGCCAGTACGTGATCCAGCACAACGAGTTTCTGACGGGGCTGGAGGGAGCAGCACAGCTCCAGGCGCGCAACGAGCTGTTGGCTCGAGGAGGCTCTCATCCCTCGATGCACGTCCGAGACCACCTGCCATTGCTGCCGCTGTCGGTGGCCGACGGCGGGCTCCGACTGAAGGAGAACGCGCGGGTGTCGACGCTAATGGAACTCCACGGCAGCTCTCAGTGACTCCGCAGTCGGTTTCGGTCAGCGGCCACTGATTTTGTCGCGGTTTGGCGGTTCGGTGAATACGTGTATCAGTAACCGTGTGAACGGTATAGCGGGTTCTGAGTGGATCCGTGTGAGAAGTGTCCTGCCATCGGTCGAGAGACGAAGACGGCGAACGATATCGATCCCGTTGAGCGGTGCTACTGCCCGTCGTATTCGGGCTCGCGATCCTCGAGGAAGGCGTTCACGCCTTCCGCGTGATCGTCCGTCTCGAAGACGATCCCCTGTGCGACCGCCTCGTCGGTCAGGGCCTGTTCGAGCGATTTCTCGAGGCCTTCGCCGACAAGTCGATTGGCGTGTCGCAGCGCGATCGGCGGGCCGGAGACGATCTTCTCGACGAACTCGTCGACCTGCTCATCAAACTCGTCGGCGGCGTAGACGTGGTTGACCAGGCCGAGGTCGGCCGCACGATCCGCGCCGAAGATGTCACCCGTGAGGACGAGTTCCTTTGCAACGTTTTCGCCGACGATCCGCGGGAGCAGGTAGGAGGTGCCGGCGTCGACGCTCAGGCCGACCTGTCGGAAGACGAAGCCGAACACCGAGCGGTCACTGGCCAGTTGCACGTCACAGCCGATGGCGAGGTTCGCGCCGGCACCGACTGCGGGGCCGTCGATCACCGCGATCGTCGGGATCGGACAGTCGACCAGCGCGGTCATCATCTCTTTCGTTCGCTGCTCGAGGCTGCGTGCCCGATCGTCTGCAGGGATGTCTTCCTCGAGGGCGTCGACCATTCGATCGACGTCACCCCCGGCCGAGAACGCACCGCCAGCGCCTTTGATGACTACACAGCGGGCGTCACTGCCCTCGATCTCCTCGAAGGCCGCGACGAACCCGTCGTGGATCTCTGCCGAGAAGGCGTTTCTGCGGTCGGGCTGGTTCAGCGTGATCGTCGCGGGGCCGTCGTCTTCGATATCGAGAAGGACCGCGTCGCCGAGCGCCATTATTCGGCCACCTCCTCGTCGCCGTCCTGCTCACGGAGTTTGAACTTCTGGACTTTGCCGGTGGTCGTCCGCGGCAGTTCCTGAACGAACTCGACCTCTCGGGGGTGTTTGTACTCCGCGAGATTGGTCAGGCAGTACTCCTTGATCTCGTCTTCGGTAACGTCGGCGTCGGGCGTCCGGACGATGAAGGCCTTGATCGTCTCGCCGCGGCGCTCGTCCGGAATCCCCGCGACGGCCGCGTCGGCCACGTCGGGGTGTTCGAAGAGGAGTTCCTCGACCTCCCGCGGGTAGACGTTGTAGCCCCCGGTGACGATCATGTGCTTCTCGCGGTCGACGACGTAGAAGAAGCCGTCCTCGTCGCGGTAGCCGATGTCGCCGGTGTGGAACCAGCGCCGACCGCCCTCCTCGGTGAACGCCTCCTCGTTCGCGTCGGGCAGGCCGTAGTAGCCCTTCATCACGTTCGGGCCGGCGACGACGATCTCGCCGGTGATCTCGTGGAGATCTGCTTCCTCCTCGTCGACCGGTCCCTCCTCGACCGGGTCGATCTCGTCGAACTCCTCGTCGACGACCTTTGAGTCGACGCCCGGGAGGCTCTTCCCGATGCTGCCGACGCGGCGGCCCTCGATCGGGCTGTTGAAGTGGGTGATCGGGCTGGTTTCGGTCAGGCCGTACCCCTCGTAGATTTTCGGCTCGTAGAGCTCCTCGAACTGGCGGAGGACCTCGACCGGAATACCGGAGCCGCCGACGCCGCAGAGACGCAGCGACGACATGTCGAACGACTCGGCGTCGGGCTGGTTGATCACGTCGTTGTACATCGCCGGCACGCCGTGCATGATGGTCAGCTCCTCGTCCTCGATGAGCGAGACCGCCTCCTGTGCGTCCCACGAGGCCATCGGGTAGTACGCGCCGCCGTTGAACAGCGACGCGTTCATCACGACGGTCATCCCGTAGATGTGGAACAGCGGGAGGACGCCGAGCGATTTGTCGTCCGGCCGAATTCCGTCGGGAATGAGCTTCGACGCCACGTTCGCGTTCGACGCGAGATTGTTGTGGGTGAGCTGAACGCCCTTGGGCTGACCGGTCGTCCCCGAGGTGTAGGGCTGGACCGCGTCGTCGTCATCGGCACGGTCGGCGATTCCGGGATCACCCGGCTCGAGGAAGTCCCCGAACGCGGTCGCACCTTCGGCGTCGCCGCCGACGCTGACGACGTGTTCGACGCTCGTGTCGTCCCGCACCTCGTCGACGAAGGGGACGAGGTCGGCCAGCGCGACGACCACCTTGGCCTCGCTGTCCTCGAGCAGGTGGCCGATCTCGCGGGCCTTGTACTGCGGGTTCATCGGAACGACGACCCCGCCGGCGCGAAGCGTCCCGTGGAACGAGATCACGAACTGCGGTAAATTAGGGAGATAGAGTGCGATGCGGTCGTCCTCGCCGATGCCGCGCTCCTCGAGTGCCGTCGCGAACGCACCCGTTTGCCCCCAGAACTCCTCGTAGCTCGTCTCAGACCCCTGAAACCCGATCGCGGTGTTGTCGCCGTGTTCCCCGACGGCATCCGCGACATTAGTGACAAGATTTGTCATAGTCCGTGCAATAGGTTTCCGTGTACCGTAAAAAAGATTATTAAAGACGACGCCAGCCGTCGATCAGCGAACGAACGCGACGCACTACAGATCGTGTTCGTCTATTTCGTATTGGGGAGATCATAGTGGAGGATGGCGACGCTGATCGCCCCGTAAGTGGTTCTACCGACGGTAAGATTCACCATCGGATAGAGCGTGAAAGAATGCGGAGAGCGGATGATTCCGGTCGGCTTCACGAGCGTTTCTTCGATAGCCACTGTCCAACGAAGGCCCCTATACCGCCGAAGAGCGAACCCATACCGATCATAAACGGATACACTAGTAGGAACCCGAATGCGTATTGGAGAGCGATAGACCCTAGCGGGAGAGCAGCCGATTGAGTACCGATGCGAAGAATAAGGGCCAGTGGGCCCAGAACGAGAATCGGTAGTCCGCCGGCATACCCACCAGCTTTCAAAGCATCTCGGCGTGTCCCGCTCTGAAGGAAGCCAGCAACGAATCCTCCGACGATTTGGCCGGCTCCAGCTGATGGAGCTGATGGGGCAACCAAGGTAGCTATACTATAATCTAATCCAATTATATTAATAAATAAACATACTAAGGCACCACAGAAGATAGGGGCCGGAAATCGCCTGGTAAATAGCGATTTGAATATCAAACCCCGTATTCTGTAAATCATATTTCGTAAACACACGGCCTGACGAGGAGCCGTCGGTCACTCCGAGAAGATGTCGTCCGGCGAGAGGGCCTCGAGCGGACCGACCGGTTCGCCGGTAGTCGCATACTGGTAGAGGGCGGCGCGAACGATCATGCCGAGGACCTGCGTGACGACGATCGTCGCGACGAGCAGCAGGCCGCCGACCGTGCCCATAACGTATGCGGCAACGCCCGTCGCAGACAGGTACGCGGCGGCGAGGAGGCCGATGCCGACGAGTGCGACCGGGAGTAGCGCCAGCCCGATGCCGAACGTCACGGTCACGCTCTCGCCCCACGTTCGAGCGAAGGTGTCCCCGCTCCGTCGCAGATCCGACCGGAGCGTATCGGTCCGATCAGTGACGATCACCGGGACGGCGAAAAACGTCAGAAGCCCCCACGCCAGGTCGAGGATCGACCGGGTGAGCGTCCCGACCCCGGGAACGTTGTCGTTCAAGATGGAGAGGAGGGTGCCGACGGTCGCGGACAGCAGCCCCCACTTCGCGATCCGACCGCGGACCGCCCACGCGGCGGCCAACCCGTCACGGACGGTCGGCTCCTCGCCGGCGAACTGTCGGGTCGCACAGTGGACTATCGCGGCGTTGAAGAAGATGCCGACGCTCGAGGCGACGGCGAGGCCGACGAAGATGACGCCGTACTTGACGAGCCGGTTCGTGAACACCGAATCGACGAGTCCGTAGTGGAGTAATGCGACACCGCCGACCGCGTACGCACTTCCGACGACCGCGAGACTCAACAGCGGAAGAATCGCGAGTCGGGGGCGGTCTCGAAACACGTCGATGCTGGCGTCGATAACCGCCAGCCCGCGTCGAAATCCGTCGAACATATTTCCGACTTCTCTGTGTGAATATATAATAGTGTCGTTGCGTTGACTCTCAGTCGTCACGAGAACGCTACTGTGAGGAACGGGGACGGACTCGAGGGTATTTACGGCCGCGTTACCTAGCCTCGCGGTATCGATGTACCAGGACATCCTCGTTCCGACGGACGGGAGCGACGGAACCCGTCGGTCGCTCACGCACGGACTGGCGATCGCGGAGCGATTCGACGCGACGATTCACGCGCTGTCGGTCGTCCCCGAAGGGCCGCTGGGGACGCTCCAGACCGACGAAGCGATCCCCGCCGCGGAGCGGGCGGTCGAGCGGATCGAGGCCGAAGCGACGCGGGAGAGCGTCGACGTCGTGACGGCGGTCGAGCAGGGTGTCCCCCACGAGGCGATCCTCGCGTACGCTGACGACCACGGGATCGACATGATCGTCATGGGAACGCAGGGCCGGACCGGACTCGATCGG is a window encoding:
- a CDS encoding PAS domain S-box protein, translated to MTERVEPADSAPWSDGGDQSGFQWYRTLVDTVAEGIFQLDADDRIVAIDDTLLELTGYDREAIRGEHISQLVGGFGTDALGGDENGSGSDGDADSDPGSDGDGDADTDGNAGTDGDEGRDGTASDDEGGVTSTEGVIRTAASTEIPCELRLGTVPADDGRRGTVGVVRDLESRPSEGASPAELETGESADRPVEPVAASESGSFRSFESITAVLEGADVGVFVLDEGFDVAWVNDAIERYFGLDSTAVVGRDKRELLDKIIAERVSDPDRFVETLSATYDDNSDTERFDCHVTPSEDREERWLEHRSKPIDSGPYAGGRVELYYDVTEQHRRTYQLRRLNEAVREWLETGTREAVAEQACQHLFDILDLEINGVFLYEPERATLEPVAWSQPAASLFEEIPTFAAGEGIAWHVYDTGEPAIYDDVTTESNVYNPKTPIRSEICLPLGTHGVVIIGSEERTAFDEADLSLANIVASSLEATFDRIGRERTLERERSQTETLLQTAPVAISVEDADGETVLANRHAQTELGLGDRDPLGETELLAALDVFDADGEPIDPETGPSARVRATGQPVRDEEFVVKDPTGDRTWFSITAVPVFGPDGSLERVISAGEDITTLKEQERRLERRKHELETELSEILGRVSDAFYALDDEWRFTHVNDRAAELLGHTEAELLGETIWEVFPNATTSDLGDRYREAMESQRPVSWERYSGSLDIWMEIQAYPSETGLSVYFRDVTDRKRRERQLEQYERIIETVEDGIYVLDGDGRFTMVNDAYVALTGYDRDELIGSHASLVVDEQVMDHARQVAEDESDMPTVEMDLETESGERRPVEATVTSITTDESGSERIGVVRDITERKKRQRRLEESEQRYRTLAENFPNGVVALFNEELRYTAAGGQLLDDLDIDRAAELEQTIYERYPDELVTEIEPHFRAALDGDERSFEVTYRGRTLRATTLPVQTGGEVSSGMLVVQDITERTEYRRKLEESNERLEQFAYAASHDLQEPLRMVTSYLQLIEHRYGDELDADGEEFIEYAVDGAERMAAMIDGLLEYSRVESQGDPLEPVDLDDVLADVREDLTVRIEERDAEITAEPLPVVAGDASQLRQVFQNLLANAIEYSGDEPPRIHVSAERSGREWEISVRDEGIGIDPSAQDRIFQVFQRLHSHEEHEGTGIGLALCHRIVERHGGEIRVDSEPGEGSTFSLTLPAVDETEPSSPASEYSSH
- a CDS encoding O-methyltransferase; its protein translation is MTEVLTDEIARFVRAVGPDPDETLIEMDEFAAAEGFPHVGPAVGAFLRFVARLSDAERVFEFGSGYGYSAYWVADALPADGEIVLTEVDEDELELAREYLASGGYDGIARYELGDAMETIDRADGPFDVVLIDHQKERYADAFEAVRSKVSVGGVVVADNAITASVLDFEDLLEWAEGGAPVDCTEHTQGVIDYLETVRADPAFETVVVPLGEGIAVSYRVE
- a CDS encoding dCTP deaminase, giving the protein MSAEHPLVDSVDNLVYEPVQVHEHGIDLTVGAIYEVAAPGRIDFGGDELAEADLEPVPTEQESPHDEYGWWHLEGGQYVIQHNEFLTGLEGAAQLQARNELLARGGSHPSMHVRDHLPLLPLSVADGGLRLKENARVSTLMELHGSSQ
- a CDS encoding enoyl-CoA hydratase/isomerase family protein, with amino-acid sequence MALGDAVLLDIEDDGPATITLNQPDRRNAFSAEIHDGFVAAFEEIEGSDARCVVIKGAGGAFSAGGDVDRMVDALEEDIPADDRARSLEQRTKEMMTALVDCPIPTIAVIDGPAVGAGANLAIGCDVQLASDRSVFGFVFRQVGLSVDAGTSYLLPRIVGENVAKELVLTGDIFGADRAADLGLVNHVYAADEFDEQVDEFVEKIVSGPPIALRHANRLVGEGLEKSLEQALTDEAVAQGIVFETDDHAEGVNAFLEDREPEYDGQ
- a CDS encoding long-chain fatty acid--CoA ligase, with the translated sequence MTNLVTNVADAVGEHGDNTAIGFQGSETSYEEFWGQTGAFATALEERGIGEDDRIALYLPNLPQFVISFHGTLRAGGVVVPMNPQYKAREIGHLLEDSEAKVVVALADLVPFVDEVRDDTSVEHVVSVGGDAEGATAFGDFLEPGDPGIADRADDDDAVQPYTSGTTGQPKGVQLTHNNLASNANVASKLIPDGIRPDDKSLGVLPLFHIYGMTVVMNASLFNGGAYYPMASWDAQEAVSLIEDEELTIMHGVPAMYNDVINQPDAESFDMSSLRLCGVGGSGIPVEVLRQFEELYEPKIYEGYGLTETSPITHFNSPIEGRRVGSIGKSLPGVDSKVVDEEFDEIDPVEEGPVDEEEADLHEITGEIVVAGPNVMKGYYGLPDANEEAFTEEGGRRWFHTGDIGYRDEDGFFYVVDREKHMIVTGGYNVYPREVEELLFEHPDVADAAVAGIPDERRGETIKAFIVRTPDADVTEDEIKEYCLTNLAEYKHPREVEFVQELPRTTTGKVQKFKLREQDGDEEVAE
- a CDS encoding DUF5518 domain-containing protein — protein: MIYRIRGLIFKSLFTRRFPAPIFCGALVCLFINIIGLDYSIATLVAPSAPSAGAGQIVGGFVAGFLQSGTRRDALKAGGYAGGLPILVLGPLALILRIGTQSAALPLGSIALQYAFGFLLVYPFMIGMGSLFGGIGAFVGQWLSKKRS
- a CDS encoding DUF6159 family protein; translated protein: MFDGFRRGLAVIDASIDVFRDRPRLAILPLLSLAVVGSAYAVGGVALLHYGLVDSVFTNRLVKYGVIFVGLAVASSVGIFFNAAIVHCATRQFAGEEPTVRDGLAAAWAVRGRIAKWGLLSATVGTLLSILNDNVPGVGTLTRSILDLAWGLLTFFAVPVIVTDRTDTLRSDLRRSGDTFARTWGESVTVTFGIGLALLPVALVGIGLLAAAYLSATGVAAYVMGTVGGLLLVATIVVTQVLGMIVRAALYQYATTGEPVGPLEALSPDDIFSE
- a CDS encoding universal stress protein, giving the protein MYQDILVPTDGSDGTRRSLTHGLAIAERFDATIHALSVVPEGPLGTLQTDEAIPAAERAVERIEAEATRESVDVVTAVEQGVPHEAILAYADDHGIDMIVMGTQGRTGLDRVLVGSVTERIVRMADIPVVTVRLNDEIRIEDADEAAEIARKTADQEGYDGIRVSDDPHRTSASWIVPLETDAGPVHVHVDAVTSEARVAKGPDTE